The following proteins are co-located in the Mycolicibacterium goodii genome:
- a CDS encoding cobalamin biosynthesis protein, protein MAGAVTGVPVGIACGYLADLVFADPRRGHPVAVFGSGAARLERLTYRDARAAGAVHTGVLLTALALLGASAQRGNRPVATPIATAIATFVALGGTSLNRVGDRMADLLAAGDVAGARALVPSLCGRDPAALDAAGLTRATVESLAENTSDAQVAPLWWAAVAGVPGVLVYRGANTLDAMIGNRSPRYLRFGWAAARFDDVLNFVPARVAGLLVAVCAPVVGGSPVAALRAWRRGAARHPSPNAGVVEASFAGALGVQLGGPTQYAHQLEIRPLLGDGRAPEVADVGRAVRLSRAVQGAAAVVAVALAAGLSAACRSGRRASPRA, encoded by the coding sequence ATTGCGGGGGCCGTCACCGGGGTCCCGGTCGGGATCGCCTGCGGATACCTCGCCGACCTGGTGTTCGCCGATCCGCGGCGCGGGCATCCGGTGGCGGTGTTCGGATCCGGCGCGGCACGGTTGGAGCGGCTGACGTATCGGGACGCCCGCGCCGCGGGCGCCGTGCACACCGGTGTGCTGCTGACCGCCCTGGCGCTGCTGGGTGCGTCGGCGCAGCGTGGCAACCGGCCGGTCGCGACGCCCATCGCGACGGCCATCGCGACCTTCGTCGCGCTCGGCGGCACCTCGCTGAACCGTGTCGGGGACCGGATGGCCGACCTGTTGGCCGCAGGTGACGTCGCCGGTGCCCGCGCGCTGGTGCCGTCGCTGTGCGGACGCGATCCGGCCGCACTGGACGCCGCGGGTCTGACCCGCGCGACGGTCGAATCGTTGGCGGAGAACACCTCCGACGCGCAGGTCGCGCCGCTGTGGTGGGCCGCCGTCGCCGGTGTGCCGGGCGTGCTGGTGTACCGCGGCGCCAACACCCTCGACGCCATGATCGGCAACCGCTCGCCGCGGTATCTCCGGTTCGGTTGGGCCGCAGCCCGATTCGACGACGTGCTGAATTTCGTCCCGGCCCGGGTGGCCGGACTGCTGGTCGCGGTGTGCGCGCCGGTGGTGGGCGGCTCACCCGTCGCGGCGCTGCGCGCATGGCGGCGCGGCGCGGCGCGTCATCCCAGCCCCAACGCGGGCGTGGTGGAGGCGTCGTTCGCCGGGGCGCTCGGGGTGCAACTCGGCGGCCCGACGCAGTACGCCCATCAACTGGAGATCCGTCCGCTGCTGGGCGACGGCCGCGCACCCGAGGTTGCCGATGTGGGCCGGGCCGTGCGGCTCTCGCGCGCCGTGCAGGGCGCGGCCGCGGTCGTGGCGGTCGCCCTGGCGGCGGGCCTCAGCGCCGCTTGCCGTAGCGGGCGGCGAGCTTCTCCTCGGGCGTGA
- a CDS encoding VOC family protein, producing MVESSKDAPAFPTLNHVAVTVRDLAVSGPWYRALIGADPVLDEHTDAGFRHIVWALPGGTLFGIHQHDKPAEAEQFNEFRVGLDHVGFGVATRDDLQVWQDRLDELGVTHGGIVDAPYGSGLSFRDPDGIALEFFAPN from the coding sequence ATGGTCGAATCGAGCAAGGACGCGCCGGCGTTCCCCACCCTCAACCATGTCGCGGTCACCGTCCGCGACCTGGCGGTTAGCGGCCCGTGGTACCGCGCACTGATCGGCGCCGACCCGGTCCTCGACGAGCACACCGACGCCGGTTTCCGCCACATCGTGTGGGCGCTGCCCGGAGGCACCTTGTTCGGCATCCACCAGCACGACAAGCCGGCAGAGGCAGAGCAGTTCAACGAATTCCGCGTGGGTCTCGATCACGTCGGCTTCGGCGTCGCGACCCGCGATGACCTGCAGGTGTGGCAGGACCGCCTCGACGAACTCGGTGTCACCCACGGCGGGATCGTCGACGCGCCATACGGATCGGGTCTGAGTTTCCGCGATCCCGACGGCATCGCGCTGGAGTTCTTCGCACCGAACTGA
- the aceE gene encoding pyruvate dehydrogenase (acetyl-transferring), homodimeric type, whose protein sequence is MTTEFVRQDLAQNSSTAAEPDRVRVIREGVASYLPDIDIEETAEWLESFDELLERSGPARARYLMLRLLERAGEQRVAIPALTSTDYVNTIPTELEPWFPGDEDVERRYRAWIRWNAAIMVHRAQRPGVGVGGHISTYASSATLYEVGFNHFFRGKSHPGGGDQVFIQGHASPGIYARAFLEGRLTADQLDGFRQEHSHEDGGLPSYPHPRLMPDFWEFPTVSMGLGPMNAIYQARFNHYLHDRGLKDTSDQHVWAFLGDGEMDEPESRGLIQVAANEALDNLTFVINCNLQRLDGPVRGNGKIIQELESFFRGAGWNVIKVVWGREWDVLLHADRDGALVNLMNSTPDGDYQTYKANDGAYVRDHFFGRDPRTKALVQDMTDQEIWNLKRGGHDYRKVYAAYRAAMEHKGQPTVILAKTIKGYTLGQHFEGRNATHQMKKLALEDLKNFRDVTRVPVSDAQLEEDPYLPPYYHPGPEAPEIRYLLERRRALGGFVPSRRTKSKPLALPGSDTYKALKKGSGAQAVATTMATVRTFKELLRDKNIGPRIVPIIPDEARTFGMDSWFPSLKIYNRNGQLYTSVDSELMLAYKESEVGQILHEGINEAGSTSSFTAVGTSYSTHNEPMIPIYIFYSMFGFQRTGDGLWAAADQMARGFVLGATAGRTTLTGEGLQHADGHSLLLASTNPAAVTYDPAFAYEIAHIIERGLQRMYGEDPENVFFYLTIYNEPYQQPAEPENLDVEALLKGMYLYRPAAQQRAKTAQILASGVAMPEALRAADLLAADWDVSADVWSVTSWGELNREGVEIEKQRLRHPGQPTATPHVTNVLADATGPVVAVSDWMRAVPEQIRPWVPGTYVTLGTDGFGFSDTRPAARRYFNTDAESVVVAVLQGLARDGEIDESVAVEAAKQYRIDDVSAAGVSYADTGSA, encoded by the coding sequence TTGACCACCGAGTTCGTGCGCCAGGATCTGGCCCAAAACTCCAGCACCGCAGCAGAACCGGACCGCGTCCGGGTGATCCGCGAGGGTGTCGCGTCGTACCTGCCCGACATCGACATCGAGGAGACCGCGGAGTGGCTCGAATCGTTCGACGAGCTGCTTGAACGCTCCGGGCCCGCACGAGCCCGGTATCTGATGCTGCGTTTGCTCGAACGTGCCGGCGAGCAGCGGGTCGCGATCCCCGCGCTCACGTCGACCGACTATGTGAACACCATCCCCACCGAGCTGGAGCCGTGGTTCCCCGGTGACGAGGACGTCGAGCGGCGCTACCGCGCCTGGATCCGGTGGAACGCCGCGATCATGGTGCACCGCGCGCAGCGTCCGGGAGTTGGTGTCGGCGGTCATATTTCGACCTACGCGTCCTCGGCGACGCTCTACGAGGTCGGCTTCAACCACTTCTTCCGCGGCAAGAGCCATCCCGGTGGTGGCGATCAGGTGTTCATCCAGGGGCACGCCTCCCCCGGCATCTACGCCCGCGCGTTCCTGGAGGGCCGGCTCACCGCCGACCAACTGGATGGTTTCCGTCAGGAACACAGCCATGAGGACGGCGGCCTGCCGTCGTACCCGCACCCGCGGTTGATGCCGGACTTCTGGGAGTTCCCGACGGTGTCGATGGGCCTGGGCCCGATGAACGCCATCTATCAGGCCCGGTTCAACCACTACCTGCACGACCGGGGCCTCAAGGACACCTCCGATCAGCACGTGTGGGCGTTCCTCGGCGACGGCGAGATGGACGAACCGGAGTCGCGCGGGCTCATCCAGGTGGCCGCCAACGAGGCGCTGGACAACCTGACCTTCGTGATCAACTGCAACCTGCAGCGCCTCGACGGCCCGGTGCGCGGCAACGGCAAGATCATCCAGGAGCTGGAGTCGTTCTTCCGTGGCGCGGGCTGGAACGTCATCAAGGTGGTGTGGGGGCGTGAGTGGGATGTGCTGCTGCACGCCGACCGCGACGGCGCGCTGGTCAACCTGATGAACTCCACCCCCGACGGTGACTACCAGACCTACAAGGCCAACGACGGCGCGTATGTGCGTGACCACTTCTTCGGCCGCGACCCGCGCACCAAGGCCCTGGTGCAGGACATGACCGACCAGGAGATCTGGAATCTCAAGCGCGGCGGTCATGACTACCGCAAGGTGTACGCCGCCTACCGGGCCGCGATGGAGCACAAGGGTCAGCCGACGGTGATCCTGGCCAAGACCATCAAGGGCTACACGCTGGGGCAGCACTTTGAGGGCCGCAACGCCACGCACCAGATGAAAAAGCTTGCGCTGGAAGACCTCAAGAACTTCCGTGACGTCACGCGGGTGCCGGTCTCGGATGCCCAGCTCGAAGAGGATCCGTACCTGCCGCCGTACTACCACCCCGGTCCTGAGGCGCCCGAGATCCGGTACCTGCTGGAGCGCCGCCGGGCGCTCGGCGGGTTCGTGCCTTCGCGGCGCACCAAGAGCAAGCCGCTGGCGCTGCCGGGTTCTGACACCTACAAGGCGCTCAAGAAGGGCTCCGGTGCGCAGGCCGTCGCGACCACCATGGCGACCGTGCGTACGTTCAAGGAACTGTTGCGCGACAAGAACATCGGGCCGCGCATCGTGCCGATCATCCCCGACGAGGCACGCACGTTCGGCATGGACTCGTGGTTCCCGAGCCTCAAGATCTACAACCGCAACGGGCAGCTGTACACCTCGGTGGATTCCGAACTGATGCTGGCCTACAAGGAATCCGAGGTCGGCCAGATCCTGCACGAGGGCATCAACGAGGCCGGGTCGACGTCGTCGTTCACCGCGGTGGGCACGTCCTACTCGACACACAACGAGCCGATGATCCCGATCTACATCTTCTATTCGATGTTCGGGTTCCAGCGCACCGGTGACGGCCTGTGGGCCGCGGCCGATCAGATGGCCCGCGGTTTCGTGCTCGGCGCCACCGCCGGTCGCACCACCCTGACCGGTGAGGGCCTGCAGCACGCCGACGGGCACTCGCTGCTGCTGGCGTCGACGAACCCGGCCGCGGTCACCTATGACCCGGCGTTCGCCTACGAGATCGCCCACATCATCGAACGTGGTCTGCAGCGCATGTACGGCGAGGACCCGGAGAACGTGTTCTTCTACCTCACCATCTACAACGAGCCCTACCAGCAGCCCGCCGAGCCGGAGAACCTCGACGTCGAGGCGCTGCTGAAGGGCATGTATCTGTACCGGCCCGCCGCGCAGCAGCGCGCCAAGACCGCGCAGATCCTGGCCTCGGGTGTGGCGATGCCCGAGGCACTGCGGGCGGCCGACCTGCTCGCCGCGGACTGGGACGTCTCCGCCGATGTGTGGTCGGTGACCAGCTGGGGCGAGCTCAACCGCGAGGGCGTCGAGATCGAGAAGCAGCGCCTGCGTCACCCCGGCCAACCGACAGCCACCCCGCATGTCACCAACGTGCTGGCCGACGCGACCGGTCCGGTGGTGGCGGTGTCGGACTGGATGCGCGCGGTGCCCGAGCAGATCCGCCCGTGGGTGCCGGGCACCTACGTCACGCTGGGCACCGACGGCTTCGGTTTCTCCGACACCCGGCCCGCCGCGCGCCGGTACTTCAACACCGACGCCGAATCGGTCGTGGTGGCGGTGCTGCAGGGCCTGGCGCGCGACGGCGAGATCGACGAGTCGGTCGCGGTCGAGGCGGCCAAGCAGTACCGGATCGACGACGTGTCCGCCGCAGGCGTGTCCTACGCCGACACCGGCAGCGCCTGA
- a CDS encoding SURF1 family protein — MRRFGFLLRPQWLALFVVVIAFAYLCFTVLAPWQLGKNTKTSRENSQIANSLQAEPVPLTDILPHQDSTSDDQWRRVTATGHYLPEGQVLARLRVIEGEPAFEVLTPFAVDNGPTILVDRGYVRPIQGSGVPPIDAPPTGTVSLTARLRDSEAVAAGKEPFRTDGVQQVYSISTSQISQITGIPLAGSYLQLVDGQPGGLGVIPLPHLDAGPFLSYGIQWIAFGIVAPIGLGYFVYAEIQARRRERDAQAKSKAQGAKPAAELTPEEKLAARYGKRR; from the coding sequence ATGCGCCGGTTCGGCTTTCTGCTGCGACCCCAGTGGCTCGCGTTGTTCGTCGTGGTGATCGCGTTCGCCTACCTGTGCTTCACGGTGCTCGCGCCGTGGCAGCTGGGTAAGAACACCAAGACCTCGCGGGAGAACAGCCAGATCGCCAATTCGCTTCAGGCCGAGCCGGTTCCGCTGACCGACATCCTGCCGCACCAGGATTCGACGTCCGACGACCAGTGGCGGAGGGTGACCGCGACGGGGCACTACCTGCCCGAGGGCCAGGTGCTCGCGCGGCTGCGGGTGATCGAGGGCGAACCGGCGTTCGAGGTGCTCACACCGTTCGCCGTCGACAACGGCCCGACGATCCTCGTCGACCGTGGATATGTGCGGCCGATCCAGGGCTCCGGCGTGCCGCCGATCGATGCGCCGCCCACCGGAACCGTGTCGCTGACGGCGCGGCTGCGTGACTCCGAGGCGGTCGCCGCGGGAAAGGAACCGTTCCGCACCGACGGTGTGCAGCAGGTGTATTCGATCAGCACCAGCCAGATCTCCCAGATCACCGGCATCCCGCTGGCCGGGTCGTATCTGCAACTCGTCGATGGTCAGCCCGGTGGGCTCGGCGTGATTCCGCTGCCCCACCTCGACGCCGGGCCCTTCCTGTCGTACGGCATCCAGTGGATCGCGTTCGGCATCGTCGCCCCGATCGGGCTGGGCTACTTCGTGTACGCCGAGATCCAGGCGCGCCGTCGGGAGCGTGACGCGCAAGCCAAGTCGAAGGCGCAGGGCGCCAAACCCGCGGCCGAGCTCACGCCCGAGGAGAAGCTCGCCGCCCGCTACGGCAAGCGGCGCTGA
- a CDS encoding methylated-DNA--[protein]-cysteine S-methyltransferase: MNDTLARLHRRLEDAATADGLLDIAYTTLDTPVGPLLLAATEIGLVRVAYATEDHDAVLDTLAARLSPRILRAPQRLTAAAREIDEYFSGTRTQFDIPLDYTLSHGFRQLVQRRLSQIPYGHTMSYKGVAEIVGNPNAVRAVGSACSTNPLPVVVPCHRVLRSDGSLGGYIGGLDAKTALLELERAA, encoded by the coding sequence ATGAACGACACCCTCGCCCGGCTGCACCGACGCCTCGAAGACGCCGCGACCGCCGACGGCCTGCTCGACATCGCCTACACCACCCTCGACACCCCGGTCGGCCCACTTCTGTTGGCCGCCACCGAGATCGGACTCGTGCGCGTCGCATACGCCACCGAGGACCACGACGCGGTGCTCGACACCCTCGCGGCGCGGCTGAGCCCGCGGATTCTGCGTGCACCGCAACGCCTGACCGCTGCCGCGCGCGAGATCGACGAGTATTTCTCCGGTACCAGAACACAATTCGACATTCCGCTGGATTACACGCTGTCCCATGGGTTCCGACAGTTGGTGCAGCGCCGGCTGTCGCAGATCCCCTACGGCCACACCATGTCCTACAAGGGTGTCGCCGAGATCGTGGGCAATCCCAATGCCGTGCGCGCGGTCGGTTCGGCGTGCTCCACCAATCCCCTTCCGGTCGTGGTGCCGTGCCACCGCGTGTTGCGCTCCGACGGCAGCCTGGGCGGTTACATCGGCGGGCTCGACGCGAAGACCGCGCTGCTGGAACTGGAGCGTGCGGCATGA
- a CDS encoding 2OG-Fe(II) oxygenase, with protein sequence MSARWRARVEAGDWPAITAELDEYGGALLPRLLTAAETTRLRALYGDDERFRSTIDMARYRYGRGQYRYLRTPYPEPLEALKHALYPRLLPIARDWWTKLGRTPPWPDTLDEWLDMCHRAGQTKSTAILLRYGAGDWNALHRDLYGDLVFPLQVVINLNEPGSDYTGGEFLLLEQRPRAQSRGTATHLPHGHGFVFTTRDRPVRSTRGWSAAPVRHGVSAVRSGQRTTLALVFHDAA encoded by the coding sequence ATGAGCGCTCGGTGGCGGGCCCGCGTGGAGGCCGGTGACTGGCCCGCCATCACGGCCGAACTCGACGAGTACGGCGGCGCTCTGCTGCCCCGGTTGCTGACCGCCGCCGAAACCACCCGGCTGAGGGCGCTATACGGCGACGACGAGCGGTTCCGCAGCACGATCGACATGGCCCGCTACCGCTACGGCCGGGGCCAGTACCGCTATCTGCGCACGCCGTATCCGGAACCGCTCGAAGCGCTCAAGCACGCGCTGTATCCGCGGCTGCTGCCGATCGCACGGGACTGGTGGACCAAACTCGGCCGGACCCCACCGTGGCCCGACACGCTCGACGAGTGGCTCGACATGTGTCACCGCGCGGGGCAGACGAAGTCGACGGCGATCCTGCTGCGCTACGGCGCCGGTGACTGGAACGCGCTGCACCGAGATCTGTACGGGGATCTGGTGTTTCCGCTGCAGGTCGTCATCAACCTCAACGAACCGGGAAGTGACTACACCGGCGGGGAGTTCCTGCTGCTCGAACAGCGGCCCCGCGCGCAGTCCCGTGGCACCGCCACGCACCTGCCGCACGGCCACGGGTTTGTGTTCACCACCCGGGACCGTCCGGTGCGATCGACACGGGGTTGGTCGGCCGCGCCGGTACGCCACGGCGTGTCGGCGGTGCGGTCCGGGCAGCGCACGACGCTGGCGCTGGTGTTCCACGACGCGGCCTAG
- a CDS encoding HAD-IA family hydrolase codes for MTDVVTGRVSELTPDTRPQLVLFDLDGTLTDSAEGIVSSFRHALQTVGAPVPEGDLATRVVGPPMHHTLSALGLGEQADAAIAAYRADYTSRGWAMNSLFDGIPGLLADLRAAGVRLAVATSKAEPTARRILEHFGLDGYFEVIAGARPDGSRAAKADVVAHALRQLQPLPDRVLMVGDRMHDVEGAAEHGIDTVVVGWGYGAADFSGPAAVAAHAHVETVEALRGVLGV; via the coding sequence GTGACCGATGTTGTGACCGGCCGGGTGAGCGAGCTGACCCCCGACACCCGCCCCCAGTTGGTGCTGTTCGATCTGGACGGCACGCTCACCGACTCCGCGGAGGGCATCGTGTCGAGTTTCCGGCACGCGCTGCAGACCGTGGGCGCGCCGGTACCCGAGGGTGACCTGGCCACCCGCGTGGTCGGCCCACCCATGCACCACACGCTGAGCGCGCTGGGTCTCGGCGAGCAGGCCGACGCCGCGATCGCCGCGTACCGCGCGGACTACACGTCCCGCGGATGGGCGATGAACAGCCTGTTCGACGGCATACCGGGGCTGCTTGCCGACCTGCGTGCCGCGGGGGTGCGGTTGGCCGTTGCGACGTCGAAGGCCGAGCCGACGGCCCGGCGCATCCTGGAGCACTTCGGCCTCGACGGGTACTTCGAGGTGATCGCCGGCGCCAGGCCCGACGGCTCGCGCGCGGCCAAAGCCGACGTCGTCGCCCACGCGCTGCGCCAGTTGCAGCCGCTGCCGGACCGGGTCCTGATGGTCGGTGACCGGATGCACGATGTCGAGGGCGCCGCCGAGCACGGCATCGACACGGTCGTGGTCGGCTGGGGCTACGGCGCCGCCGACTTCTCCGGCCCCGCCGCGGTGGCCGCCCATGCCCATGTCGAGACCGTCGAGGCGCTGCGCGGGGTGCTCGGTGTCTGA
- a CDS encoding low molecular weight protein-tyrosine-phosphatase, producing MSELHVTFVCSGNICRSPMAEKMFAHQIAERGLREVVRVTSAGTGGWHAGDGADERACLVLADHGYPTAHLAAVVDDDHLSADLVVAMGRNHARILADSGVEPERLRMLRSFDPRAGAHTPDVEDPYYGTRDDFEAVFAVIDAALPGLHDWVDEQLAARGIVA from the coding sequence GTGTCTGAGCTGCATGTGACGTTCGTGTGCTCGGGCAACATCTGCCGCTCCCCGATGGCCGAGAAGATGTTCGCCCACCAGATCGCCGAGCGCGGGCTGCGTGAGGTGGTGCGGGTCACCAGCGCAGGCACCGGCGGCTGGCATGCCGGTGACGGCGCCGACGAGCGGGCGTGCCTGGTGCTGGCCGACCACGGCTACCCCACCGCGCACCTCGCGGCCGTCGTCGACGACGACCACCTGTCGGCCGATCTCGTCGTCGCGATGGGACGCAACCATGCGCGGATCCTCGCCGACTCCGGTGTCGAGCCCGAGCGGCTGCGGATGCTGCGCTCGTTCGACCCGCGCGCGGGCGCGCACACCCCCGACGTCGAGGACCCGTACTACGGCACCCGCGACGACTTCGAGGCCGTCTTCGCGGTGATCGACGCCGCGCTGCCCGGTCTGCACGACTGGGTCGACGAGCAACTGGCCGCGCGAGGGATCGTGGCCTGA
- a CDS encoding RNA polymerase sigma factor, which translates to MKAPFERVVQHHGPTVLRVCTFVLGPSDAEDAWSETFLAALRAYPDLSDDANVEAWLVTIAHRKSVDIIRRRERDALAVGDVPDRPTSIGVPGAGDDELASAVRALPPRQRQAVAYHYFVGLPYAEIAALLGGSADAARKAASDGIATLRTLYPDALPKGAHR; encoded by the coding sequence ATGAAGGCCCCGTTCGAGCGCGTCGTGCAACACCACGGTCCGACGGTGCTGCGGGTGTGCACGTTCGTGCTGGGCCCCAGCGACGCCGAAGACGCCTGGTCGGAGACGTTTCTGGCCGCGCTGCGGGCCTATCCCGACCTGTCCGACGACGCCAACGTCGAGGCCTGGCTGGTGACCATCGCCCACCGCAAGTCCGTAGACATCATCCGGCGTCGGGAACGCGACGCGCTCGCCGTCGGCGACGTGCCGGACCGCCCGACGAGCATCGGCGTGCCCGGCGCGGGCGACGACGAACTCGCCTCCGCGGTACGAGCGTTACCGCCCAGACAACGCCAGGCGGTCGCCTACCACTACTTCGTCGGCCTGCCCTACGCCGAGATCGCGGCACTGCTCGGCGGCAGCGCCGACGCGGCCCGCAAGGCCGCCTCCGACGGAATCGCCACACTACGCACCCTTTACCCGGACGCCCTGCCGAAAGGAGCGCACCGATGA
- a CDS encoding formate/nitrite transporter family protein, translated as MSGTSQRQLGKTNSPIEDALEDTFNRTVEEGSQRLHRTWREVLVTGFFGGTEVAMGVLAYLSVLNTTGNQLLAGLAFSIGFLALLLGHSELFTEGFLVPVTTVAAKRASVAQLFKLWGGTLAANLVGGWVIMWLIMSGFPKLHAQTVESASHFATAPISVETVALGVLGGMAITLMTRMQHGTDSVPGKIAAAVAGAFLLAGLQMFHSILDSLLIFGALFTGEAPFGYLDWLAWFGYTVVANVAGGLILVTLLRLLRSKERLVEERVRADSE; from the coding sequence ATGAGCGGTACCAGCCAGCGTCAGCTGGGTAAGACGAACAGCCCGATCGAAGACGCGCTCGAGGACACCTTCAACAGGACCGTCGAAGAAGGCAGTCAACGCCTGCACCGCACGTGGCGGGAGGTACTCGTCACCGGCTTCTTCGGCGGCACGGAAGTCGCGATGGGCGTCCTCGCCTACCTGTCCGTGCTGAACACCACGGGCAACCAACTCCTGGCGGGCCTGGCGTTCTCGATCGGCTTTCTGGCACTGCTGTTGGGCCACAGCGAGTTGTTCACCGAGGGTTTTCTGGTGCCGGTGACCACGGTCGCCGCCAAGCGGGCCAGCGTTGCCCAACTGTTCAAGCTGTGGGGTGGCACCCTAGCGGCGAATCTGGTGGGCGGGTGGGTCATCATGTGGTTGATCATGTCGGGTTTTCCCAAGCTGCACGCCCAGACCGTGGAGTCGGCCTCACACTTCGCCACCGCCCCGATCTCCGTCGAGACGGTTGCGCTGGGTGTCCTCGGCGGCATGGCGATCACCCTGATGACGCGCATGCAGCACGGCACCGACTCGGTACCCGGGAAGATCGCCGCGGCGGTGGCGGGCGCGTTCCTGCTCGCCGGCCTGCAGATGTTCCACTCCATCCTGGACTCATTGCTCATCTTCGGTGCGCTGTTCACCGGTGAAGCACCGTTCGGTTACCTCGACTGGCTCGCGTGGTTCGGCTACACCGTCGTCGCCAACGTGGCAGGCGGGCTGATCCTGGTGACGCTGCTACGCCTGCTGCGCAGCAAGGAACGCCTGGTGGAGGAGCGCGTCCGGGCCGACTCCGAATGA
- a CDS encoding peroxiredoxin, with translation MLGVGTPAPDFTLRDQNNRPVTLSDYRTGEHPRDVLVVFFPLAFTGVCEGELGAIRDQLPRYENDDSAVIAISVGPPPTHKIWSIESGFTFPVLSDFWPHGKVARNYGVFNEDAGYPNRGTFVVDRSGIIRFAEMMEPGQVRDQKVWTAALQALRA, from the coding sequence GTGCTCGGCGTCGGTACCCCCGCGCCCGATTTCACCCTTCGAGACCAGAACAACCGGCCGGTCACGCTCAGCGACTACCGCACGGGCGAGCACCCGAGGGACGTGCTGGTGGTGTTCTTCCCGCTGGCGTTCACCGGTGTGTGCGAAGGGGAACTCGGCGCGATCCGTGATCAACTCCCGCGCTACGAGAACGACGACTCCGCGGTCATCGCCATCTCGGTCGGGCCACCGCCCACGCACAAGATCTGGTCCATCGAAAGCGGATTCACCTTCCCGGTGCTGTCGGACTTCTGGCCACACGGCAAGGTGGCCCGGAACTACGGCGTGTTCAACGAGGACGCCGGATACCCCAACCGCGGCACCTTCGTCGTCGACCGCTCCGGCATCATCCGGTTCGCCGAGATGATGGAACCCGGGCAGGTGCGCGACCAGAAAGTCTGGACTGCGGCACTGCAGGCCCTGCGCGCCTGA
- a CDS encoding DUF3052 domain-containing protein, which translates to MVAAAGKDSDPNYARILGIHKDQVVQELGWDEDTDDDIRADVEEACGSELLDEDADEVVDVVLLWWRDNDGDLVDRLMDAITPLAEDGVIWVLTPKTGKPGHVLPAEIAESAPTAGLMQTSSAKLGDWTASRLVQPKSKAAGKRV; encoded by the coding sequence GTGGTCGCGGCGGCGGGGAAGGATTCTGACCCGAACTACGCTCGAATTCTGGGCATCCACAAGGATCAGGTTGTCCAGGAGTTGGGTTGGGACGAAGATACCGACGACGACATCCGGGCCGACGTCGAAGAGGCGTGCGGTTCGGAGCTGCTCGACGAGGACGCCGATGAGGTGGTCGACGTCGTGCTGTTGTGGTGGCGCGACAACGACGGGGACCTGGTCGACCGGCTGATGGACGCCATCACGCCACTGGCCGAGGACGGCGTGATCTGGGTGCTGACGCCCAAGACCGGCAAGCCCGGGCATGTGCTGCCGGCCGAGATCGCCGAATCGGCGCCGACGGCCGGTCTGATGCAGACCTCGTCGGCGAAACTGGGGGACTGGACGGCCAGTCGGCTGGTGCAGCCGAAGTCGAAGGCCGCCGGGAAGCGCGTCTAG